A region of the Deltaproteobacteria bacterium genome:
GGCCACGAAAACGTCCTCGGGCCGCAGGGCCGCCTGTCCATCGGTCACGCCCGGCACGGCAAAGGCTATGTTCCCGCCCAAATCGCACCAGCCCGGCCGCGTCACCTCGAAAATGTTCTTCATGCCGACAAAGGCGGCCACAAAGGCCGTGCGCGGCTGACGAAAAATCTCGTGGGTCGAGCCGACCTGCTCCAGACGGCCCAGGCGCAGGACAGCGGCGCGACTGGCCAGGGTCAGGGCGTCCACGAAATCATGGGTGACCATGAGCACGGTCAGGTTCATCTGGGCGTGCAATTCCTTGAGCACCGCGCGCAGATCGTCACGAAATTGCGGGTCCAGGGAGGAAAGGGGCTCGTCCAGCAAGATCACGTCAGGCCGGCAGGCCAAGGCCCGGGCCAGGGCCACGCGCTGTTTTTCCCCGCCGCTCAGGTTCCGGGGCACGCGCCCGGCCACATGGCTCAGACCCAGGCGGTCCAGCAGGGCCAAAGCCTCCCGGTGGCCGTCAGCCGCGTCGATGCCGTGGTAGCGCTGGCCAAAGGTGACATTCTCCAGGACGGTCAAATGCGGAAACAGGGCGTGATCCTGATAGACCAAACTGACCTTGCGCCGCTCCGGCGGCAGACCGCTGGCGTCGCGACCCGCGATATGGATGGTGCCGCCCTGGGGCGCGACCAGCCCGGCGATGGATTCCAGAATCATGGTTT
Encoded here:
- a CDS encoding ABC transporter ATP-binding protein, producing MIRVVDLTLRLGGFVMDAVSLHVAAGEFFALMGPTGSGKTMILESIAGLVAPQGGTIHIAGRDASGLPPERRKVSLVYQDHALFPHLTVLENVTFGQRYHGIDAADGHREALALLDRLGLSHVAGRVPRNLSGGEKQRVALARALACRPDVILLDEPLSSLDPQFRDDLRAVLKELHAQMNLTVLMVTHDFVDALTLASRAAVLRLGRLEQVGSTHEIFRQPRTAFVAAFVGMKNIFEVTRPGWCDLGGNIAFAVPGVTDGQAALRPEDVFVA